A part of Perognathus longimembris pacificus isolate PPM17 chromosome 16, ASM2315922v1, whole genome shotgun sequence genomic DNA contains:
- the Arl9 gene encoding ADP-ribosylation factor-like protein 9 isoform X2: MKFLEIGGSEPYRSQWETHLSKGLLLIFVVDSADHNRLCEAKKYLHQLVEANPVLPLVVFAHKQDLEAAYHITDIHDALELSQVGNNRKLFLLGTQVTETGSDIPSTLQDAKDLIAHLAANCQ; encoded by the exons ATGAAGTTCCTGGAAA TTGGTGGCAGTGAACCTTACCGTTCCCAGTGGGAAACGCACCTGTCCAAGGGCTTGCTGCTCATCTTTGTGGTCGATTCGGCGGATCACAACCGATTATGTGAAGCTAAGAAATACCTTCATCAGCTAGTCGAAGCAAACCCAGTCCTGCCTCTGGTTGTGTTTGCACACAAGCAG GACCTGGAAGCAGCTTATCACATCACAGATATCCATGATGCTTTGGAATTATCTCAGGTAGGAAATAACAGGAAACTGTTCTTGCTTGGAACTCAAGTAACTGAGACTGGCTCAGACATACCATCCACTTTGCAAGATGCGAAAGACCTGATTGCACATCTGGCTGCAAATTGTCAGTGA